The DNA segment TGATGTCCATGCCGTGGATGGACATCACGTCATCGTATTTGATCTCGGGGAAAATCAACTGTTCCTTCAGCCCCAACGTGTAGTTCCCGCGCCCGTCGAACGATTTCGGGGACACCCCGCGAAAATCCCTGATGCGAGGCAACGCAAGACTCACAAGGCGGTCGAAAAACTCGTACATGCGCCGGCTCCGCAAGGTCACCTTCGCGCCGATGGGCATCCCCTGGCGGAGTTTGAACCCCGCGATCGCCTTTTTGGCCCGCGTGACGACAGGCTTCTGCCCGGAGATCACCGCCAACTCGCTTACGGCGCTCTCCAGCAGCTTGACATTTTGAATTGCCTCTCCCATGCCGACGTTCAAGACGATCCGCTCCAACCGCGGCACCTGCATCGGATTCTCGTAGCCGAATTCCTTCATCAAGGCAGGCACCACCTGGTTGCGATAGACCTCCCGAAGCCGCGGCTCAAACTTCGACTCGCTCTCCGACTCGCCGGCGGGCGTGACGACCGGAGCGGCTTCCTTTTTCCCCGGAGCCTTGCGAGCCGGCGTCTTTCCGCCGCGGCCTTTTTCCACCTTTGCCATTCCGTCTTTCCCTCAAAATCTTACTCGACCAACTCTTTCGACTTCTTGCTGAACCTGGCACGGCGCCCGTCTTCCAGCACTCTCACGCCCAGCCTCGCCGGCTTTTGGGTCACGGGACACAGATACATCACGTTGGAGATGGCCATCGGGGCTTCCTTCTCGATGATCCCCCCCTGCCTCACCTTCTGATTGGGCTTGGTGTGCCGCTTGATGATGTTCAGCTTTTCGACGACGACTTTGCCCGCAACCGGGTCGACGGACAGGACCTTCCCGGTCTTGCCCCGTTCTCGCCCGGCGATGACCATCACGAGGTCGCCTTTGCGGATTCTGGATTTGTTCATGGCATGCACAGTCGTTCCTACCGATCTTCCTACAGCACTTCAGGCGCGAGCGAAATGATCTTCATGAACTTTTTCCACCGCAGTTCCCGCGCGACCGGGCCGAAAATGCGCGTGCCGATCGGTTCGCCCTGAGCGTTGATCAACACGCAGGCGTTGCGATCAAACTTGATGTAGGATCCGTCTTCCCGGCGGACTTCTTTGGTGGTTCGCACAATGACGGCGCGGCTGACGTCGCCCTTCTTCACGCTGGCCTGCGGAATGGCCTCTTTCACCGTGACCACCACGACATCGCCGAGCGAACCGTACCGCCGCTTGGAACCGCCGAGCACGTGGAAGCACATGACCTGCTTGGCGCCAGAGTTGTCCGCCACGTCCATGTAGGTGTAATTCTGAACCATAATGATTTGATGATTTCGTGATTTTTATGACCGACTTAATTCGCCCAATCACCAGACCAACACATCATACTCGTTTGGTGACGCTCACTTCGCCAGATCGCCAATTCACCAATTCTGACTTTCTACCCTTCCGGTTGTCCCTTTTCCATGACCTGCACGACCCTGAAGTGCTTGTGCCGGCTGATGGGCCTGGTCTCGATCAGTTTGACGCGATCACCGATCTTGCACATATTGTTTTCATCGTGAGCCTTGAGCTTGCTCACGCGACGAATCACTTTTTTGTAGACGGGATGAATCACGGAACGTTCGACCGCTACGACAACGGTCTTCTGCATTTTGCTGCTGATGACGTTTCCAAACCACTCACGGCGTTTCTTGGTGCGCTCTGCCATGATCGCTTATCCTTTAGCCCGAGCCGATGCTCCGGTCTGCTCCGCGGCCAATTCGCGCAGCACGGTCTTGACTCGGGCGATCTCCCGCCTGGTTTTCCGAACCTGCATGGGATTCTCGATGCGCCCTGTGCCGAGTTGGAACCGCAGATTGAAGAGCTCCTGCTTGAGTTGCTTTTCCTTCTCCACCAACTCGGCAGCCGTCAACTGCCTGAGCTCCTTCATTTCCATGATCGATCGTGCTCCGTTGCGGCTAGAACTGCCCGCGCGTCACAAACTTGGTCGCGACGGGCAGCTTGTGCGCAGCCAATCGCAGGGCTTCCTGCGCGACTTCCGGCGTCACGCCGTCCATTTCGTACAGGATGCGGCCGGGCTTCACAACAGCCACCCAAAACTCGGGATTGCCCTTGCCCTTCCCCATTCGGGTTTCAGCCGGTTTTTTCGTGATCGGCTTGTCCGGGAAAATTCTGGTCCACACTTGGCCGCCGCGCTTCACATGCCTCGTGATGGCGATGCGCGCGGCCTCGAT comes from the Nitrospirota bacterium genome and includes:
- the rplP gene encoding 50S ribosomal protein L16 codes for the protein MLAPKKVKFRKMQKGRMRGKAYRGGQITLGEFGLKALEPGWITSRQIEAARIAITRHVKRGGQVWTRIFPDKPITKKPAETRMGKGKGNPEFWVAVVKPGRILYEMDGVTPEVAQEALRLAAHKLPVATKFVTRGQF
- the rplN gene encoding 50S ribosomal protein L14, which translates into the protein MVQNYTYMDVADNSGAKQVMCFHVLGGSKRRYGSLGDVVVVTVKEAIPQASVKKGDVSRAVIVRTTKEVRREDGSYIKFDRNACVLINAQGEPIGTRIFGPVARELRWKKFMKIISLAPEVL
- the rpmC gene encoding 50S ribosomal protein L29; translated protein: MEMKELRQLTAAELVEKEKQLKQELFNLRFQLGTGRIENPMQVRKTRREIARVKTVLRELAAEQTGASARAKG
- the rplX gene encoding 50S ribosomal protein L24 yields the protein MNKSRIRKGDLVMVIAGRERGKTGKVLSVDPVAGKVVVEKLNIIKRHTKPNQKVRQGGIIEKEAPMAISNVMYLCPVTQKPARLGVRVLEDGRRARFSKKSKELVE
- the rplE gene encoding 50S ribosomal protein L5, which codes for MAKVEKGRGGKTPARKAPGKKEAAPVVTPAGESESESKFEPRLREVYRNQVVPALMKEFGYENPMQVPRLERIVLNVGMGEAIQNVKLLESAVSELAVISGQKPVVTRAKKAIAGFKLRQGMPIGAKVTLRSRRMYEFFDRLVSLALPRIRDFRGVSPKSFDGRGNYTLGLKEQLIFPEIKYDDVMSIHGMDITIVTTARTNDEGKALLRHLGMPFRA
- the rpsQ gene encoding 30S ribosomal protein S17, yielding MAERTKKRREWFGNVISSKMQKTVVVAVERSVIHPVYKKVIRRVSKLKAHDENNMCKIGDRVKLIETRPISRHKHFRVVQVMEKGQPEG